In a single window of the Danio aesculapii chromosome 20, fDanAes4.1, whole genome shotgun sequence genome:
- the LOC130248039 gene encoding galactose-specific lectin nattectin-like isoform X1: MFRFMMFLLRSLLLLSIMFSMGNADDIFGCPRGWTRSRYRCLRFFSRSVNWVTAERNCQSLGGNLASVHNQMENDVLLSLVPSSTRCWIGGHDGEQDGQWLWSDGSSFGYTNWCSGEPSSGSEHCLEINWTSNRCWNNQGCSTTMGYLCAKDIACRN, translated from the exons ATGTTCAGGTTCATGATGTTCCTGCTGAGGAGTCTTCTGCTGCTTTCTATCATGTTCTCCATGGGGAATGCAGACG acatctttggaTGCCCCAGAGGCTGGACAAGATCTCGCTATCGCTGCTTAAGGTTTTTCTCCAGGTCTGTGAACTGGGTCACAGCAGAG AGAAACTGTCAGAGTCTTGGTGGGAATCTGGCTTCTGTGCATAATCAAATGGAGAATGATGTTCTGCTGAGTCTGGTGCCGAGCTCCACACGCTGCTGGATTGGTGGCCATGATGGTGAACAA GATGGACAGTGGTTGTGGTCTGATGGCTCGTCGTTTGGTTACACCAACTGGTGCTCAGGAGAGCCTAGTAGCGGGTCTGAGCACTGCTTGGAGATCAACTGGACAT CGAACCGTTGCTGGAACAATCAGGGCTGTTCAACCACAATGGGCTATTTGTGTGCTAAAGATATTGCATGTCGTAATTAG
- the LOC130248039 gene encoding galactose-specific lectin nattectin-like isoform X2 produces the protein MMFLLRSLLLLSIMFSMGNADDIFGCPRGWTRSRYRCLRFFSRSVNWVTAERNCQSLGGNLASVHNQMENDVLLSLVPSSTRCWIGGHDGEQDGQWLWSDGSSFGYTNWCSGEPSSGSEHCLEINWTSNRCWNNQGCSTTMGYLCAKDIACRN, from the exons ATGATGTTCCTGCTGAGGAGTCTTCTGCTGCTTTCTATCATGTTCTCCATGGGGAATGCAGACG acatctttggaTGCCCCAGAGGCTGGACAAGATCTCGCTATCGCTGCTTAAGGTTTTTCTCCAGGTCTGTGAACTGGGTCACAGCAGAG AGAAACTGTCAGAGTCTTGGTGGGAATCTGGCTTCTGTGCATAATCAAATGGAGAATGATGTTCTGCTGAGTCTGGTGCCGAGCTCCACACGCTGCTGGATTGGTGGCCATGATGGTGAACAA GATGGACAGTGGTTGTGGTCTGATGGCTCGTCGTTTGGTTACACCAACTGGTGCTCAGGAGAGCCTAGTAGCGGGTCTGAGCACTGCTTGGAGATCAACTGGACAT CGAACCGTTGCTGGAACAATCAGGGCTGTTCAACCACAATGGGCTATTTGTGTGCTAAAGATATTGCATGTCGTAATTAG